The following proteins come from a genomic window of Salvia hispanica cultivar TCC Black 2014 chromosome 4, UniMelb_Shisp_WGS_1.0, whole genome shotgun sequence:
- the LOC125217738 gene encoding uncharacterized protein LOC125217738 yields the protein MFIPFFFLTRPVRREFGAQIDDEFVLHIEKLQEFKDKLQKNIEVLSRDNFTAGLDIDLAGLDIDLDESSPRDDNCLPFHQMSSTRNSRIRLLIRVLTVDLKLSLT from the exons atgtttattccttttttcttcCTAACACGGCCAG tgcGGAGAGAATTTGGAGCGCAGATCGACGATGAGTTCGTTCTCCACATCGAAAAGCTTCAGGAATTTAAAGATAAGCTTCAGAAG AATATTGAAGTCCTCTCCAGGGACAACTTTACCGCTGGTCTTGACATCGACCTTGCTGGTCTTGACATCGACCTTGATGAATCAAGTCCAAGAGATGATAACTGTCTCCCATTCCATCAAAT GAGCAGCACAAGGAATTCTAGGATCAGATTGCTGATCAGAGTTTTGACTGTCGACTTAAAACTTTCTTTGACAT GA